The following proteins are co-located in the Sebaldella sp. S0638 genome:
- a CDS encoding adenylosuccinate lyase family protein gives MRALYDSKTLTMDDRGIRKLFTKEAKYESWLKLETALAKAQAEYGIIPKEAADEIEKAAKLENIDLIEMEKIYQEIGHGFVPFLKVLVKACPGDSGKYIHYGLTTQNIQQSAQLLVTKQIHQKFMELTADILHNLSKLAYEHKDSVMPGRTHGRHATPITYGYKVSVWISDFLNCAERMREAEKRVFTIMMGGAVGTFSTMGETGLKIQKRVAEILDMEPMLVPSRNITAHKTEYIMNLALLANACHKIGEEVYSTTLEEIGEVSESFKDGTVGSSTMPHKINPKLAKGIIANSQKLYSLIPVGMYSGARPYEGDSSSYMLFDGLLEEALELMTEILLRCEELTGTLSPHKEKLLSNANMNKGLDNSEFIMMKLSETLGKDKAHELVYEIAIKTAKDGEDFYKNLIANPLISKHFSDEDIKFMIDPRNYTGLSEQTAVNLSRIAYETADKIKKENIGK, from the coding sequence ATGCGGGCATTATATGATTCAAAAACATTAACAATGGACGACAGAGGAATTAGAAAACTTTTTACAAAAGAAGCCAAGTATGAAAGCTGGTTAAAATTAGAAACTGCACTTGCAAAAGCACAGGCAGAATACGGAATTATCCCGAAGGAAGCCGCTGATGAAATAGAAAAAGCTGCAAAACTTGAAAATATAGACTTAATTGAAATGGAAAAAATTTATCAGGAAATCGGACATGGTTTTGTACCTTTTTTAAAGGTACTCGTAAAAGCCTGTCCCGGAGACAGCGGAAAATATATCCACTATGGTCTTACTACACAAAATATACAGCAAAGCGCACAACTCCTTGTCACAAAACAAATCCATCAGAAATTTATGGAACTTACGGCTGATATTCTGCATAATCTGTCAAAGCTTGCTTATGAGCATAAAGACAGTGTTATGCCGGGACGTACTCACGGCAGACATGCCACGCCTATTACATACGGGTATAAAGTTTCCGTGTGGATCAGTGATTTTCTGAACTGTGCAGAACGTATGAGGGAAGCTGAAAAAAGAGTATTTACAATTATGATGGGCGGTGCTGTGGGAACATTCAGCACAATGGGAGAAACAGGACTAAAAATACAAAAGCGCGTGGCGGAAATTCTGGATATGGAGCCTATGCTCGTTCCGTCACGTAATATTACTGCTCATAAAACAGAATATATTATGAATCTCGCACTTCTTGCCAATGCGTGCCATAAAATAGGCGAGGAAGTGTACAGCACTACTCTTGAAGAAATAGGTGAAGTTTCTGAAAGTTTTAAAGACGGCACTGTGGGAAGCAGTACAATGCCTCATAAAATAAATCCTAAACTTGCTAAAGGCATCATTGCTAATTCACAAAAACTTTACTCATTGATTCCTGTGGGGATGTATTCAGGTGCAAGGCCTTATGAAGGAGACAGTTCTTCTTATATGCTATTTGACGGATTACTTGAAGAAGCACTGGAACTAATGACAGAGATTCTTCTGCGTTGTGAGGAACTTACAGGAACACTTTCTCCTCATAAAGAAAAGCTTCTTTCCAATGCTAATATGAATAAGGGACTTGATAATAGCGAATTTATAATGATGAAATTATCAGAAACACTTGGAAAAGATAAGGCTCATGAGCTGGTATACGAAATAGCCATAAAAACTGCTAAAGACGGTGAGGATTTTTATAAAAATCTTATTGCCAATCCTCTTATTTCCAAACATTTTTCTGATGAGGATATAAAATTTATGATTGATCCCCGTAATTACACAGGATTATCTGAGCAGACAGCCGTAAATCTGAGCCGGATTGCTTATGAAACTGCTGATAAAATAAAAAAAGAAAACATCGGAAAATAA
- the gdhA gene encoding NADP-specific glutamate dehydrogenase: MDYIDSILEKVESRDGHEKEFMQAMKEVLKSLEPVIAKHPEYQKNGILERLVEPERQIIFRVPWVNDEGKVMVNRGYRVQYNSAMGPYKGGLRLHPSVNLGIIKFLGFEQIFKNALTGLPIGGGKGGSDFDPKGKSDNEIMRFCQSFMNELYRHIGLNTDVPAGDIGVGGREIGYLFGQYKKIKNSYDTGILTGKGLEYWGSLVRKEATGYGLVYFMEEMLQEHDSTFENKTVVISGSGNVAIYAHEKATQLGAKVIAMSDSSGYIIDRNGINLDTVKKLKEVERRRIKDYLEFHKDAEFYEGFQGIWDVKCDVALPCATQNEITLKEAEKMVANGVVAVGEGANMPCLDEAVEYFIANKVLLGPGKAANAGGVATSALEMSQNSMRLAWTFEEVDKKLHEIMKNIFKESKKAARDYGVPGNYVVGANIAGFKKVANAMLAQGVI, translated from the coding sequence GTGGATTATATTGATAGTATTTTAGAAAAAGTAGAATCAAGAGACGGACATGAGAAGGAATTCATGCAGGCAATGAAAGAAGTACTAAAGTCATTAGAACCGGTTATAGCAAAGCATCCTGAGTATCAGAAAAACGGAATTCTTGAAAGACTGGTAGAGCCTGAAAGACAAATAATCTTCAGAGTACCGTGGGTAAATGATGAAGGGAAAGTAATGGTAAACAGAGGTTACAGAGTACAGTATAACAGCGCCATGGGACCATATAAAGGCGGACTAAGGCTTCATCCTTCAGTTAATCTGGGAATAATAAAATTTTTGGGATTTGAGCAGATATTTAAGAATGCCCTTACCGGACTTCCAATAGGCGGGGGAAAAGGCGGATCAGATTTTGATCCTAAAGGGAAATCAGATAATGAAATAATGAGATTCTGCCAAAGTTTCATGAATGAATTATATAGACATATAGGTTTAAATACAGATGTTCCGGCGGGAGATATAGGTGTCGGAGGAAGAGAAATAGGTTATTTATTCGGGCAGTATAAAAAAATAAAAAATTCATATGATACAGGAATTCTCACAGGAAAAGGACTCGAATACTGGGGATCTCTTGTAAGAAAAGAAGCTACAGGGTATGGACTGGTTTATTTTATGGAAGAAATGCTTCAGGAGCATGATTCGACTTTTGAAAATAAAACAGTTGTTATTTCCGGATCAGGAAATGTTGCTATTTATGCACATGAAAAAGCTACACAGCTGGGAGCAAAAGTGATAGCCATGAGTGATTCATCAGGATATATAATAGACAGAAACGGAATAAATCTGGATACTGTAAAAAAACTGAAAGAAGTAGAAAGAAGAAGAATAAAGGATTATCTGGAATTTCATAAAGATGCTGAATTTTACGAAGGGTTTCAGGGAATATGGGATGTTAAATGCGATGTAGCGCTTCCATGTGCCACACAAAATGAAATAACTCTGAAAGAAGCTGAAAAAATGGTGGCAAATGGTGTTGTCGCTGTGGGAGAAGGAGCAAACATGCCTTGTCTTGATGAAGCAGTGGAATACTTTATTGCAAATAAAGTTCTTTTAGGTCCGGGTAAAGCTGCTAATGCCGGCGGAGTGGCTACTTCAGCTTTGGAAATGAGCCAGAACAGCATGAGACTTGCATGGACATTCGAAGAAGTAGACAAAAAGCTTCATGAAATAATGAAAAATATTTTCAAAGAATCAAAAAAAGCGGCAAGAGATTACGGAGTGCCTGGAAACTACGTAGTAGGAGCAAATATTGCAGGATTTAAGAAAGTAGCTAATGCTATGCTTGCACAGGGAGTAATATAA
- a CDS encoding carbohydrate deacetylase gives MGKIVINADDFGYSKAINLGIIETHRNGILTSATMMANMYGFDHGIELMKENPKLGIGAHLTLTCGKPILDNVDSLTDNNGNFKSLKTYKENSDTADLDQLYEEWSAQISRLLLAGVRLTHLDSHHYVHSFEKHCKVSEALAKKYDLPLRNCFDIEKNITDKNILKTDIFWNLFNFPEMKKMDFSYEYIKQDLHKIIRENAEIYQKYMSVEGSCHPGYIDSQIYFGSSFNLARMREVEMLCDPDIDNILREHGFEYCKYSDL, from the coding sequence ATGGGGAAAATTGTAATAAATGCAGATGATTTTGGCTATTCTAAAGCAATTAATCTTGGAATTATCGAAACACACAGAAACGGAATTCTTACTTCTGCTACTATGATGGCTAATATGTACGGCTTTGACCACGGTATAGAATTAATGAAAGAAAACCCAAAGCTTGGAATAGGAGCTCATTTGACTCTTACCTGCGGAAAACCGATTTTGGATAATGTGGACAGCCTCACAGATAATAACGGAAATTTTAAAAGCTTAAAGACATATAAAGAAAATTCTGATACTGCTGACCTTGATCAGCTGTATGAAGAGTGGAGCGCACAGATCAGCAGGCTTCTTTTAGCAGGAGTCAGACTTACGCATCTGGATTCGCATCACTATGTTCACTCTTTTGAAAAACACTGCAAAGTATCAGAAGCACTGGCGAAAAAATATGATCTTCCTTTGAGAAACTGCTTTGATATTGAAAAAAACATCACAGATAAAAATATATTAAAAACAGATATTTTTTGGAATCTATTTAATTTTCCCGAAATGAAAAAAATGGATTTTTCATATGAATATATTAAACAGGATTTACATAAAATTATCAGGGAAAATGCTGAAATCTATCAAAAATATATGAGTGTGGAAGGCTCATGCCATCCCGGATACATAGATTCCCAAATTTATTTCGGCTCTTCATTTAATCTTGCGAGAATGCGTGAAGTAGAGATGTTATGTGATCCGGATATTGATAATATTCTCAGGGAACATGGCTTTGAATACTGTAAATACTCTGATTTATAG